CAGTGCATAAGCAATCTCAATGGTTTCCTCTGGTTTTGACATATTATTAACTCCATATATCAAACCACTGATAATCATTACTGTTATAACTAAAGCAGCAAGAGAAGCCACTACTAAACGTTTATTCATAGGTACACCCCCTCTAAATCACTGTTTACTTCTAAAAATTGTAATATCTGTATCTAAATGAATTGGAACTTTTGTTGTACCTTTAAAACTGTAAATTTTAGTTCCATTATATACAGTCGCCTCGATATAAACATGAACACCTGTATATGGATTATTTTTTATATCATTATTTGGATGGGATTTATCTTGATCCCAAATATCAACAGCATTATGAACAAAGAACTCTTTAAGTTCAATTTGTTTAATATAATTTTTTTCATCATTGATAGGAACAAAAGTATTCACGCCTACTTCTTTAAGTTTAAGATTCTCCTTTAAATATTCTTTAAACCTAGCCAAAGCCTTATCTTTTTCAAGATATACTGCTTTATACCTTTGTCCTTCTGGAAAATACTCTGCCGACAAGAGATTTAAAATATTATTTCTATGATCGGAAGGTATAGTTGACGGATTTGTAATATATGATGTTAATTGATCAGGCCTGTAATTAAGCATTGTATTCTTATCACCTTGTTCTACAACATCGTATAAGGCTAAATTTGCAGATAATGCTGCATTATGAATATTTCTTCTCTTAATATCTAAAGTCTTAGTTTCAGTAAAAACAAATAGAGATAATATGGCTGTCATAAACATAAGTATAAAAAGTAATATAATACCGATTCCACCTTTTCTGTTTATTTTAACCATCTGAAGTCCTCCTGTTTTTAGAGATTGTTTTCAACTTAACAGCCATAATTTCTTTCCCTCTGTTTTCCTTGACAGGTACAATTCCTTTATTTAAATCCACTCTTTGAGGATAGAAGTGATACTCTGCCAGAATTTCTATATCTTCACCAAAATCAGTCTTAACTTTTGTTGGCATGGTTTCTACATCATACTTTGTCCCATTTATTGTGATGTATATCTTTATGTATTCACCATTTTTCTTTACTAATCTGTCCGTAAGACTTTGCTTTACATCAATCATATAATTTTTTGGAATTTCGTCCTTGGTTTCACTAATTAGCAGCATATCTCTAGTATACTGATTAAGCAAATTATATCTTTCAAGGTCAAGATTGATGAAAAAATAGTGGTAAAAAATTGTGGCTAAAATAGTAACCCCTAGAATAGTTGCAAATACAGTTCCTATACCACCTTTTTTATTGTATTTCATTCTATCAACTCCTTTATGGGGTTGTGATATTAACTATTTGATTACCTAAGTTTTGAGAAGCCTTTGCATTGTCTTTCTGTAATGCTCTAAAAGAAGGCACTGCTAAAAGCACAATTACAACCATTATAATTGTAAAAGTAACACCCGATAATCCATCCCCTTTTCTATTTAAAAGTTTTTTCATGGCAATCACCCCTTTACTAAATGGATTATTTATCATTTGTTAAATGCCTCCACACAAAATAGAGGCATTTAGCAAATTTTTACTAGATTGAACAACTTTATAACTATTATTAGTCAGCGAAACCGTTAGTCCAATCTCTTGAATTAAGATTATAGCCTGAACCAACAGAATCTTCTATACCTTCATCTGTGAAATTCTTAGTTGTAGATGCTAAACCTTTAATAGAAGTAGTGTTATCGGATTGCATACCTCTGAAGGCAGGTACAGTTAAAAGAATAAGAATTATAAAAATGATCGAAATTACAATTGTTGAAAGGCCGTCACCTTTTCTGTTCATTAGTTTTTTCATGAGACATCAACTCCCTTTTTTATACTTTTTAGTTTGTATTTTATAATTTATGACTTGCATGTATGTCAAGTATTTTTTTCAGCAAACCATAAATTATGTAATAGGAGTCTATCTACACAATTTTGGATCATAATTCCATACTTTAAACAAAATAATTACAATCCCCATATATGAAAATGTATATCACCGGTGAGCAATAATTTTTCTTTTATTTTTTATATTGACTACCCCGTTTATTCCATATGCATCTCTTTAACAGTACTTCTTATATATATTTAGAAAGAAGGTTTCCTTAAAGGATATATCTCCTACGGAATATCCTTCTTCCAAATTTTCATTTATATTTTATCTATACATTTAAGAAATTCAAATAATAAGACATGTTTTTTACATTTTGAAGATGTCGGAAACACCAGAACTCGCAAGATTCAATAGGGGCAATATTACTATTATAAATATATTTACTACCATAAGCCCCATAGCGATACCTAAGTATAAATCAAACATTTCTGTTTCTTTTCTCAATTCATTGATAACCTTTTTTTCTATCATCTCTTTTTCGTTAGTAAGAACATCATCATAAATACCACTGTAATAACATTGCCTCATTTTTATTTCAAGTTCTTCTGACTCTGGAAAACCAAGCCTATCAATGAATTCTTTCACAGTACCCTCAAAATCTTTAGACAGAGAATAAGAAACATTAAACCTTACAACTTCTTCTTGTAAATCTCCCTTTAAAAGTTTCGGGATAGTATCTAATATATCTTCAAATACAAGCCCTGCTTTTGTATAATTATCAAAACTTGATAAAAATAAAGGAAGTTCATCCTTTATACTCCTAACTCTCTTTTTCTTTCCCAATTCTAGTAAAAAGTCCGTTAGCAAGAATCCTAACATTGTTGTCATTATAGTAACAAGAATAGAATAATTCAAATTATTAACATTAAAAAGTTGTATCCCCAAAATAAAACCTGCAAGAGTAAACAATCCCCGATAGAATACATACAATTCAACAGTTTTAATCCCAAGCACATATCCACTATGAATAAATTTCATATTCAAACTTTCATTATTAAAAGAATCTATTATTTTATTTATAAAGAAATATCTATTCTTTCTTTTTCTACTAATTGTAATGTTCTTCTTTCTTAACTTGTTTTCAATCATTACCTGATTAATTAAATTAAATAAAAAGAAAAACACTGTGATAGATAAAATAGCACTACAGATTACAAGCAACGTTTTAAATTCCACACTAAAATAGTGAAAATTAATTACTTTTGAGGTGTCTTGAAAAAGTGACAATATTTTATTTCCCATAGCATTACACCCCCTTATTTATTGTTTGTCCCTATTTTAGTTGCTTTAAATGCGATAAATAAACTTAATAGGGTATTTATTAATGCAATTAGCATATACTTATCGAATGAAGAAGATTTAAGTTCCACAATTACCTCTGGCATAATTCTGCTTATTATATATACAATCACTAAATTTGATATTACTGCCAAATATACTCCTATAACATTAGATAAATTTTCTTTCTTTCTTCTATCTTCCTCAATCTCTCTTGCTAGATACTCTTTTTGTAAACTACCTAGTGTAACAATTACATTTCCACCTTTAAAAAGATGAACTTCTAAACAGTCTACAAGTCTAGTAAAGCGATAGTCGAGAATTTTTCCTCTTAGATTATCAAAACATTTCTCAATTTTTAATCCAGAATCATATTCATCTATGAATTCTTCCAGATATATTTTCATAGGCTCTTTAACCTTTTGTGATGATCGTTTAATCATTTGGTACACGTCACCATTGGTTAATTTTGCATTGTTTGTCATAATGGGTATAAGACTTAGGATTTGACCTTTCAATTCTCTTGCTTTAAATGAAGCAATAACTTCTAGTATTACATATGGTAAAAAGCCTATCCCAATCCCTGCTGCAAATGAAGTTACGTAACTATTGGTTAAATCTATGAATAAATAAAATCCAAAGAAAAACGATAGGATAGTTAGTAATAGAAATATCCAAAAGTTAAATTTTAAATAATATTTTACTTGTGATCTTGCTAAGAGCAAATCTATATGTTCATAAAATGTTCTCGTTGTATCATTTTTTTTAATACTTTTCATGGCATCTTCATGAATTGAATCATTCATTCTATGAATCTTGGCAACAATCCCTTTACTATCTTTTAGCCTGTAAATAATAAAAATTGAGCATATTATCATAATGAAAATTGATACGGCCAAGACACCATAGACTGTTTTCATAAATAACGGATTATCTAATGGAAGATTAGATATAATTCTATGATAAAAACTAGCAAAATTAATCATTTTTATCCCCCCTACTTCATCATTTCTTCAGGGACCTGCGAAACTAAACCTGTTCTCCTGATACGGTCTTTCATTTTAAATGAATAAGAATTTAATTTATTTTCAAAATGCCCAAACAAGTTGTTTGCATCCTCACCCTCAATTACAAATTTATGAATTGGATGATAAACTAATTTTTCTTTTTCATAATCGTAATAAATCTCAACCATTTCAACTACTTTTCTTTTTTCCATATACACAATCATATCAATTGTTCTGCCAATGTATTCTTCTATTTCTTTTCTTTCAGTTCCCAACTTACCACTTGCTTTAATTTGAAAAATTAATTGATTTACAACATCCTGTGCAGAGTTAGCGTGTATAGACGATGCTCCACAGTTGAATCCTGTATTGAATATGTCTAATAGTTCTACTGCTTCAGGTCCACGAACCTCTCCCACTACTGGATGTTGTGCATTTGTTCTTCTAAAGTTTCTTACTAAATCTGCAAGTGTAATATTAAGTCCTTCTTCTGTAGTAGATTTAGTAGTTCTTTGATATATGGTATTAGGATTAGTCGTTTTAAGTTCAGGAGTATCTTCCATAATTACCGTCCTTTTAAGGATGTAATTTAGATAACTATTTAGGAAAGTTGTCTTGCCTGATTCTAATTGTCCTCCAAATATAACTCTTGAACCTACTAAAGACATGAGATGAAAAGTATCATACATTTCTTTTGAAATATTTCCTTGCTCAAGAATGTGTTCCATAGGGAAATGTTTACGCCCTTTTCTTATTACTAATGAAGGTGAATACGTGTTTACTGGAGAAATAGTTATGTTAATACGAACTCCATAATTATTATCAGTACCATCTACTTGTGGGGAAGAATCATTTAACTTTTCTCCACAAAATGCTGACACTTTGTAGAGAAACTGTTTATAAGCATTTCTATCTCTAAATTTATCATCAACACGAATATCCGTTTGATTCTTTCTTATATAAATAACATCAAAATCATTTACCATAATGTCGTTTACTTCTGGATCATCAATATATTTTTGAAGTATTGAATAACCAAATACCTCGTCTACTACTCTTTTAATGATATCTTCTCTCGAAATGCCCTCCATTAAAATATTTTCTTCATCTATAATATCTATAATTTTAGATCTAAGAACTTCTTTTTTAATATGGCTATCCTTGATTTGCTTAATAATATCAGAGTGCTTTGAAACCACATTGCCAGTTATTTTTTCAATAAGTTCATTTAATTGATCTACTGTTAATTTCCTAGTTTCTTCTCTCATCAAATTTACATTGTAAGAAGCCTTTAAAAAATTGATTGTACCCATGTTAACCCCTCCCTCCTATATGCTAATGTCATTGATAAGTCTTTCTACTTCTTCAATAGATTTTCTCAAATCTCTAACCTTATCTTTCAATACAAAAGGCTCACTCTTGTTTATAGAATCTTTTATCTTTTTGTTTTCTTGAATAAAATAAATATCATCTTTCCCGAATATATGTCTGATTTCTCTTTTGGTAATAAGAGATGCATCAAACTGATTAATCAAGATCTCTAGTTTAGATTCAGAAATATTTAATTTTGCTTTAAGAACCTTCTCTATATATGTGTCAATGTTTCTTAGCGATGTATATTGAGGCTCCCCAACTATAATTACCTTGTCCGCATTTGTTAAAGATACAAACGTTGCATCTACATTCAATGAACTATTTATATCTATGTAGATATAGTCAAACCCCATTTGCTTTAAATATTCAATAATTAACACAAAATGTTTTACCTCGAATTTATCAAAATAGTTAATATCATAAAGACCGGTTAAAATTCTTAAATTTTTATTTTTACCGTAAACAAACATGTAATTATCAATATTCTCAAAGGTAATATCATTTCTTAAAAAATAGTCAAGCATGTTTTTTAAGTCCTTACTAGTAAGCCCCAAATGCAAGTCAATATCAGGATTAAACAAGTTTAAATCTAATAATGCTACTTTTTTATCAGGAAACATTTCTGCTGTTTTTAAGGCCATATTAGTTGACATTGTGGTTTTTCCTACCCCTCCGTCTACTGACCAGAAAGCAATTACTTTTGACATATATATCACCACCTCTTTTTATTTTGTTTCATAAATTTTTCATGGCAAAATTTTAGTGTATTTTAATTAATAAAATATAACTTCTCAAGTTTTAACCTCGTTTTTTTATGGAAAATAAAAAAAATAAGAGGAATACTTAGATAAGTAAACCTCTTTTTATACTTTTATTTTTAATTATGCTTATTATAATAATTTGTTGATTACTCAAGATCTTCTGATTTCATAGATTTATGACCTAATCTTACATTGATACCTTCTACATCAGAGAAGAATTTATCATCAGTTTTTCTTGAAGTCATCTTTGCATCTACTTCGATTTGCTGTCCTACACTAGCATTTTCTACTACATAGTCAGCAAGTTTTCCCCTTGTCTTTACAGGCACTAAGTCTGTATCATGTTTTCTTCTCTTAGTATTATATTCTCCAATGGCTACCATATTAAAGATTACAATACCCTCCGCTACCTGCTTTGGTTCTGTTGCAATTGATCCTGATAACATAACTTTATTCATTAAACATCATCCTTTCTATGCTTTTTATGCTTTTATTTTTTATTTTAGTCGAATAGCATTATATCCATCTTCAAAGCAAAGTCAAATTTAAAATAAATATTATTTTATTTTTTTCTTTATTAAATTTTTAAAATTTAATAAGACAACTTGACTCCTGATTCTTTTTAAAATTATATTGATCACATACCAAAAATCAATTAATGAGATGGATTTATTTAAAGTTTTTGCTATCGTATTCACCCGGAAAAACAGATGTAATTAAATCAAACATTGATAGATAAAGAACATTGAGTACAATTTTTAATTTATATTCTTTTAGTATTTCAGGAGTAAGTTTTTTAGGAATATCTTCCTTTGAGAATCCTAGTACATCAAAACATAAATATTCAACACAATGTTTTACTCGTTCTTCTCCCTTTTTACCTTGAATAAAATAATTCTTTGGAAAATTTTTAACCCTTTCATCCAATACTTTTCTATACATTCTTACGGTTAAATCTTTTGGGGTAGGCTCGGGTATTTCCCCTTTGTAAGCGAAATAAATAAGGTGACTGACATCATTTTTATCTAATTCGACTGGTTTTTCCACATATTTAAGTAGACAATCTAATTTATATTTTTTTAATAATTTCAAATCTAACTGGTCTAGTGCATCCTCTGGAGTAAGTCCTAATCTTTCCTCAACTAGATGTTTGATTAATTGCACTACTCTTTTTTTTCTGTATCTCTGTTCAAAAAAGTATGGACTAAAAGTTTTAATTTCTCCACTTAACACTTTCTCATAAGTATCAATAGTAAAGTTAAATGGCTGCTGTATTGTCATATGCATTTCCCCCCTTTTTTCATTTGGTATGTAAGGTATTTTTAAAATACATGCTTAATAATCCAAATTTAAAAGGCGTATAAGGAAATGAAAAAAGAATAGAACTATGATTTATGGTATAGTTTCTATTCTTTAATTTTAATTCTAAAGAATTATACATATAATAATTTCAAATGTCTATTTTTGAACTGATTTTTTGAAAATTATTTAGAAAAGTCCATTCTAACCTTGCCATCTTCAAGTTTTAAATTCACCTTAATGCTTATAGGCTTATTGGTTTTCCCGTTTTCAATCAACTGCTTAATAACTTCATCGGACAATTTTGTATCGAAATATGCAGTAGGTACTGAATACTTGCAACCTTTTTCTTTAAAGTTAGAACACCCTATAAATTCTAATTCTTTGTCGTCCTTAATATATCTAATCCTGCGAAGTTCTCCTTCACATTTGGGACATTTACAAATTACATTATCAGCCATAACAATCCACTCCTTTATATTAAAAAATTTAATAATCATTTGATTACTAGATGCTTTTTAATATATAATACTTTTTCGTGTCAAGTTTATTGATAAATTAACCTAATTTAAAATCAAAACAAACTATTGTGTTATGTTAAATACAGGAGGCGATATTATGGATGATAAAAATAAAAAAACAGAAAACAATTTGCAAAATGAACAGTTTTTAAATATTAATGACATTACTCTGGTATCATATAAAAATCCTAATCGAAGGAGATATACCCTTATTATTATTTTAATTTTATTCATGGCCTTACTTACTACATATGGTTTTCTACATATAAAGTACATTTCACCTATTAATACATCATTAAAAGTTGGAAATATTAAAGTTACAAATAATGAGTATGACATGATATTAGAAAAAATGGAAAATGAAAATGTAGATGATAAAATAATGCTTACAAATAAATACTTTACTGATATTATTATTCTTTCAGAAAAAGCAAAAGAGTTAGGTATCACAGTAACAGATGAAGAATTTAGGACTCAAAATCAGATTAATGATATATATAATGAAAGGGCTGCTCTTGTTAAAAAGTTAGAAAAACATCTTGAAATTAATGCAGAAATAACTGATGAAATGATAGAGGAATATTACGAAAAGACAAAAAATGTTTATTATGTAGATGAAAGTAATTATGAATATTATGCTTTTGTATCTGATAATCCTTTTCCTGAAAATATGAATATAGAATTTGATAAATACAATAAATCTTCTGGAACCATAAAAGATCTATTAAAATATGGAATAGATCAGCCAGAATTAAATAAATGGTACACAATAGATACAGATGATAACAAGTATAGACAAATTTACATTGTGAATGGAAACACCATCTATCTTACCTTAACTCAAGTAAAGGATAGCATTAAGGATTCATTATTTGTACAAAAAACTAAAGGTGTTATTCAACAATTTTTATTTGAAGGATATTCCAAATATGACATAGGTTATTATAGGTAACAAAAAACCTCTCAAATTGAGAGGCTTTTTTACGCAACTTTTAAATTTCTCTTGTTTAATTCATTTATTAATACTTGATAGATTGTTTTTGTATTTAACCAATCCAAATTACTTTGTCTAGTTATTGATGTAATTTCCTGTTCATAATAATAACTAGCCATATCTATACTATACATATGATAATAGTCCTTTTTTACGACTTTCAAGTATTTGTTATGGTTTTTTATCCCGCTATTTCTTGGGCCGTTTCTTCTTTGATATTATTAAAGAAATTTAGACTTACTCGATTAAACTCCTGTGGAGACTCGATATTACATACATGTCCGCATTTATTAATTATATGTATGTTTGCATTTTTGTCTTTTTTAATTTCATCTTTTATTATTGGTAAAAACATATAATCTTCACTTCCCATAATATAAAGTCTTTTATTGGTTTTGTTAAGTATTTTAGTATCTTCACTAATACCTATTTTTCTTAAAATCTTTATCCACTTAAAAAATTCAGTTCTTCCTAATTTATATGCCTCTCTTGTAAATACCTGCCTTGATACTCTGTGTCTTTTTTTAGGCATTATTATCCACGCACAAAGTTTATAGAGACTCATGTACGGTAAAAAATATTTAATACTGT
This Alkaliphilus sp. B6464 DNA region includes the following protein-coding sequences:
- a CDS encoding ATPase, T2SS/T4P/T4SS family; this translates as MGTINFLKASYNVNLMREETRKLTVDQLNELIEKITGNVVSKHSDIIKQIKDSHIKKEVLRSKIIDIIDEENILMEGISREDIIKRVVDEVFGYSILQKYIDDPEVNDIMVNDFDVIYIRKNQTDIRVDDKFRDRNAYKQFLYKVSAFCGEKLNDSSPQVDGTDNNYGVRINITISPVNTYSPSLVIRKGRKHFPMEHILEQGNISKEMYDTFHLMSLVGSRVIFGGQLESGKTTFLNSYLNYILKRTVIMEDTPELKTTNPNTIYQRTTKSTTEEGLNITLADLVRNFRRTNAQHPVVGEVRGPEAVELLDIFNTGFNCGASSIHANSAQDVVNQLIFQIKASGKLGTERKEIEEYIGRTIDMIVYMEKRKVVEMVEIYYDYEKEKLVYHPIHKFVIEGEDANNLFGHFENKLNSYSFKMKDRIRRTGLVSQVPEEMMK
- a CDS encoding AAA family ATPase is translated as MSKVIAFWSVDGGVGKTTMSTNMALKTAEMFPDKKVALLDLNLFNPDIDLHLGLTSKDLKNMLDYFLRNDITFENIDNYMFVYGKNKNLRILTGLYDINYFDKFEVKHFVLIIEYLKQMGFDYIYIDINSSLNVDATFVSLTNADKVIIVGEPQYTSLRNIDTYIEKVLKAKLNISESKLEILINQFDASLITKREIRHIFGKDDIYFIQENKKIKDSINKSEPFVLKDKVRDLRKSIEEVERLINDISI
- a CDS encoding single-stranded DNA-binding protein: MNKVMLSGSIATEPKQVAEGIVIFNMVAIGEYNTKRRKHDTDLVPVKTRGKLADYVVENASVGQQIEVDAKMTSRKTDDKFFSDVEGINVRLGHKSMKSEDLE
- a CDS encoding DUF4046 domain-containing protein; the protein is MTIQQPFNFTIDTYEKVLSGEIKTFSPYFFEQRYRKKRVVQLIKHLVEERLGLTPEDALDQLDLKLLKKYKLDCLLKYVEKPVELDKNDVSHLIYFAYKGEIPEPTPKDLTVRMYRKVLDERVKNFPKNYFIQGKKGEERVKHCVEYLCFDVLGFSKEDIPKKLTPEILKEYKLKIVLNVLYLSMFDLITSVFPGEYDSKNFK
- a CDS encoding alpha/beta fold hydrolase, producing the protein MLHYQIYENNNAKDWIVFVHGMGGNYSIFYKQIIFFKKHYNLLFVDLHGHGYTKLGLKDLAECSFKTISEDVVKVLDHLKIKKAHFMGISLGTIIINTINNNFSERVKSMVLGGAVTNITLYSRILMEIGYSIKYFLPYMSLYKLCAWIIMPKKRHRVSRQVFTREAYKLGRTEFFKWIKILRKIGISEDTKILNKTNKRLYIMGSEDYMFLPIIKDEIKKDKNANIHIINKCGHVCNIESPQEFNRVSLNFFNNIKEETAQEIAG